TTATCTCCGGTTTCTTCTATCCGGCCGGTATTACCAGCTAGCTTTTTTAACACCGGGAATTTGGCCTTCACCAGCTAATTTTCTAAAACAAATACGGCACATACCAAAGTCCCTCATGTAAGCTCTGGAACGTCCGCAGATTTTGCAGCGAGAATATTTTCTCGTAGAAAATTTGGGAGTTCTTTTTTGCTTTTCAATCCATGCTTTCTTAGCCAAATTGACTCCTTATTTAATTCTTTTTAAATGGCATGCCCAAGAAGCGAAGAAGTTCTCTGCCCTCTTCATCTGTCTTGGCGGTTGTCACGATCGAAATATCCATTCCACGAATGGCATCGATCTTATCATAGTCTATTTCTGGAAATACAGTTTGTTCTTTCAAACCTAATGTGTAATTTCCACGTCCATCAAATGATTTAGCTGGAACACCACGAAAATCTCTTACTCTTGGAATTACAATGTTGATAAGGCGATCGAGAAATTCATACATGGTTTCGCCACGTAATGTAACTTTACATCCAATAGGCATTCCTTCTCTCAATTTGAAGTTTGATATCGATTTTTTTGCTTTTGTAATGATCGGTTTACGACCGGTGATCATTGTAAGCTCTTTTACTGCATTAT
This region of Candidatus Cloacimonadota bacterium genomic DNA includes:
- the rplE gene encoding 50S ribosomal protein L5, which produces MNRLNEKYKKDVVPALMKHFTYDNIHRAPKLVKVSVNMGVGVATENKAILDNAVKELTMITGRKPIITKAKKSISNFKLREGMPIGCKVTLRGETMYEFLDRLINIVIPRVRDFRGVPAKSFDGRGNYTLGLKEQTVFPEIDYDKIDAIRGMDISIVTTAKTDEEGRELLRFLGMPFKKN
- a CDS encoding type Z 30S ribosomal protein S14, which gives rise to MAKKAWIEKQKRTPKFSTRKYSRCKICGRSRAYMRDFGMCRICFRKLAGEGQIPGVKKASW